The stretch of DNA GTGCAGGATTTTGGATATATGGGACAAAGTTGTAGGCGAACAGATAGCTGCTGTTACCCGTCCAGGATATATAAAGGGGAAGACCCTCTATATATTTGTAAGAGATTCGATTTGGCTGCAGGAATTGAAATTCTTAGAAAGGATGATTATTGAAAAACTAAATAATAAAGTTGGTGGTAAGATAATAGAAAATATTTATTTCAAGATTGATACAGAAAGGTAAATGACAAAATGAAAAAGACTCTTTTTAAAAAAGAACTTTTGGTTTTCGTTCTTTTTGCTTCGATTATTTTTGGCTGCGGAGATATAAATGAGATATTAAAAGGAAAAGAAAGTGAGGATATTAAAGGTCATATAAAATTTGAGATTATACAACCAGAGGACGAAAGGGCATCTAGCAAGAAGGCACTGGCTTATTATCATTATATCTTAGCTGAAATTTATAGCCTTAAGAATGACATAGAGAAATCCATAGAGTCTTATAAAGAGGCTATAAAGTATGACTCAAATTCTTCTTATCTCCATTTTAACCTCTCTTCAGAATATCTAAAAAAAGGAGATGTTTCAAAAGCCATTTCAGAGATTCAGGAGGCATTGGCAATCAATCCTGAATATAAAGAAGCCAGGATACTATTAGGAAAAATCTATTCTGGTCTCAAAAAAAGAGATTTAGCCATTACTCAGTTCAAAAAAGTTATGGACCAAAGTCCCGAAGAAATAGAACCCTATCTTTTTTTAGGGACTCTCTATGCTGAAGAGAAAGATTACGACAATGCAATACTCACTTTTCAAAAATTATTAGAAAAAAGGCCGGATTCTGTTGAGGGCGTTTACTATATAGGAAGGATCTACCTCATAATGAATTTATATAATAGGGCAGAGGAATATTTTAAAAAAGCAATAGAAATATCTCCCGATTTTGAAGACGCTTTAAGGGGATTGGGAGATATTTATATGATTAGAGGAGATTATGAGGAAGCAGTCAAACATTATGAAAAAGTGCTGGAGATTAATCCTCATAGTAATCTTATTAGAGAAAGGCTGGGACAAATTTATCTAAAAAAGGAGTCCTTAGATGAAGCCTTAAAGGAATATAAAATTATTTTAGAGTCTGAACCGGAAAACCTATTGACTCACAAAAGATTGGCTTTTATCTACTTTAAACAGGGGAATTATTCAGAGGCCCTCAAAGAGTTTCAAATAATTCTTGCTGCTCAACCAAAAGATACGAAAATAAGATATTACAAGGCATTGCTATATGAAGAGATGAAGAAATATGACGATGCCTTACTGGAACTGAAAGAGATTATTAAAATAAATCCAAATTCTGTGGATAGTCGGTTATTTATGGCTCGTATTTATAAAATCTTAAATAAAGTAGATGATGCTATTGATATCTTGGAGGAACTAGCAAAGGTTGATCCCAAACAATCAAAAGGTTATTTTTATTTGGGCATCATCCTTTCTGAGGAAAAAAAATATAATGAATCAGTAAAAAACTTTAAAAAGGCAATAGAGTTAGAACCAAAAAATGATAAATATCATTTTAATCTAGGGGCGACTTATGAGAAGATGGGTGAGTTTGAATTATCAATTCATGAGATGAAAAAAACGATTGAGTTGAATCCCAATTATGCGAATGCTCATAATTACTTAGGATATATGTATGTAGAAAGAGGGATTAATTTAGATGAATCTATTCTTATCATCAAGAAGGCTCTGGAGTTAGAACCAGAAAATGGATATTTTGTCGATAGTTTGGGTTGGGCATATTTTAAAAAAGGTTGGTATGAAAAGGCTCTGAATGAATTAGAGAAGGCTGTTAGCTTGGTACCTGATGATCCAGTAATCAGAGATCATTTAGGTGATATATATTTTAAATTAGAGAGAAAACAAGAGGCATTAAATGAGTGGAGGAAGTCGTTAGAAATAAAACCTGATAACAGAGAGGTGGAAAAGAAATTAAAAAATTTGGAGAAAGTATTTGAAAAGGCGAATCATTAATAGATGGTATATTCTTCCCCTCTTTATAATTTCTTTGTTTCTTTTATTCGGATGCGAGACCGTTATCCAAGG from Nitrospinota bacterium encodes:
- a CDS encoding DUF721 domain-containing protein produces the protein MKNFVKIGTVLKKSLKKFRLEKGIKQCRILDIWDKVVGEQIAAVTRPGYIKGKTLYIFVRDSIWLQELKFLERMIIEKLNNKVGGKIIENIYFKIDTER
- a CDS encoding tetratricopeptide repeat protein, whose product is MKKTLFKKELLVFVLFASIIFGCGDINEILKGKESEDIKGHIKFEIIQPEDERASSKKALAYYHYILAEIYSLKNDIEKSIESYKEAIKYDSNSSYLHFNLSSEYLKKGDVSKAISEIQEALAINPEYKEARILLGKIYSGLKKRDLAITQFKKVMDQSPEEIEPYLFLGTLYAEEKDYDNAILTFQKLLEKRPDSVEGVYYIGRIYLIMNLYNRAEEYFKKAIEISPDFEDALRGLGDIYMIRGDYEEAVKHYEKVLEINPHSNLIRERLGQIYLKKESLDEALKEYKIILESEPENLLTHKRLAFIYFKQGNYSEALKEFQIILAAQPKDTKIRYYKALLYEEMKKYDDALLELKEIIKINPNSVDSRLFMARIYKILNKVDDAIDILEELAKVDPKQSKGYFYLGIILSEEKKYNESVKNFKKAIELEPKNDKYHFNLGATYEKMGEFELSIHEMKKTIELNPNYANAHNYLGYMYVERGINLDESILIIKKALELEPENGYFVDSLGWAYFKKGWYEKALNELEKAVSLVPDDPVIRDHLGDIYFKLERKQEALNEWRKSLEIKPDNREVEKKLKNLEKVFEKANH